A genome region from Nitrospira sp. includes the following:
- a CDS encoding serine protease, producing MDKNREGEDSMKRRRGATFLTFLGLRWVMTALSLCIAAPAGASTPAQIYATAAPAVVLVVASSEDGAMSGTGSIIDSTGLVLTNSHVIFDREAKAPYRKLWVFLRPDRVTGNEKTDLAHRLPATLVAHDPELDLALLKVDGASTTLPVLPMGDPGTLSIGSRVLAIGHPEQGGLWSLTTGVISAEWENFTNVPGKHVFQTETGLNRGNSGGPLIDENGQQIGVNTSMARKAKDGLAITSISFAVKSSVAKEWLAKQGVQVAYAKSIPAVVEGRKAPVQPESAPTAGRKPQAGDPRVEQERASTKPHPSTVLENQPEATPENGPGLPPVRPFSLDRLMRGLAQVSDDLESQMEQMQEEIRKRR from the coding sequence ATGGACAAGAACAGAGAGGGCGAGGACAGCATGAAACGGCGGAGGGGCGCGACTTTCTTGACCTTTCTCGGTCTCAGGTGGGTGATGACTGCGCTGTCCCTCTGCATCGCGGCTCCGGCAGGGGCCTCGACGCCGGCCCAAATTTACGCCACGGCTGCCCCGGCGGTGGTCCTGGTCGTGGCTAGCTCTGAGGACGGCGCGATGTCTGGAACTGGGTCCATCATCGATTCGACCGGCCTGGTTCTGACGAATTCGCATGTGATCTTCGACCGGGAAGCCAAGGCGCCCTACCGAAAGCTATGGGTCTTTTTGCGGCCTGATCGCGTGACGGGGAATGAGAAGACCGACCTGGCCCATCGCCTGCCGGCGACGCTGGTGGCGCACGATCCGGAGCTGGATCTCGCCCTGTTGAAAGTGGACGGTGCGTCAACCACCCTGCCGGTGTTGCCGATGGGCGATCCTGGGACCCTCAGTATCGGCTCGCGGGTGCTCGCGATCGGACATCCGGAGCAGGGTGGGTTGTGGAGTTTGACGACGGGAGTCATCAGCGCCGAATGGGAGAATTTCACCAATGTGCCGGGCAAGCATGTCTTTCAAACGGAAACGGGGCTCAATCGCGGCAACTCCGGTGGGCCGCTCATCGATGAGAACGGACAGCAGATCGGCGTCAACACTTCCATGGCGCGAAAGGCGAAAGACGGTCTGGCCATCACCAGTATTAGCTTTGCGGTGAAGTCCAGCGTGGCGAAAGAGTGGTTGGCCAAGCAGGGCGTGCAAGTCGCCTATGCAAAATCGATCCCGGCAGTAGTGGAAGGGCGGAAGGCGCCGGTTCAGCCGGAATCGGCCCCGACAGCTGGACGGAAACCGCAGGCCGGAGATCCCAGGGTGGAGCAGGAGCGGGCGAGCACCAAGCCGCACCCCTCGACCGTGCTGGAAAATCAGCCCGAAGCCACGCCAGAAAACGGCCCAGGGTTGCCGCCGGTGCGGCCCTTTAGCCTGGATCGGCTTATGCGGGGGCTGGCCCAGGTCAGCGATGATCTGGAGTCGCAGATGGAACAGATGCAGGAAGAAATCCGAAAGCGTCGGTGA